The Candidatus Lernaella stagnicola DNA window GGCACGCGGGAACCTTTTTCCTGAATGGATACCTCGACCCGGTAGTCGCCGCGCACGCCCTCCAAACGCAGTCCGTTGTGGCGAATGGCTCGCACGGTTTCCGGTTGGCGCTCGATCAACGTGACGTCATGGCCGCCGTGAGCCAGCAACCCCGCAAACAGCGAGCCTACCGCGCCGGCGCCGACGATGGCTACGCGCATCACATCGGCCCGCGCGGAATGTCCGGCAGCGGCGGCCGGCGGTCGGGTTGGAAGCGAAGCAACGGGTCGTAATGCACCGAGAGCTCGCTCGCGGTGGCGGCATCGTGCTCGCGCATGGCCAAGCCGACATGCTGCACGAGACCGGTGACCAGCGAGCGGAAGAAGCCGTCGCCGAGTACATCGGCGCCGCGGCGGTTGGGATGGGTCATGTCGCCGGCGCACAGCCGCGGCCGTGTCCGATACCAACGCGCCATTGCTCCGTGACCACCCATCGCTTCGTACGTGTCGTAAAACGCGCAACCGGCCTTAAGAGCCGCGCTGCGTTGACGCGCCACCAGTTTCGGGATGATCGGCTTGGTGGTCAGACCGTTGGGCCCGCGGTCGGCCCGGTCGGGCGGCGCCATGACGAGGCATGAAGCCTGCGGCACGGCAGCGCGCACGGTTTGCAGCACGCGCAGGTAGTCGTTTTCCACGGTAGGCAACGGGCGCCCGACATCTTCGGATTCATTGGTCCCGAAGTTGAGGATCACGAGGTGAGGATTGCGCAGGCGCAATTGCTCGGCCCAAATCTGGGGATTGATGCGCTCCAGCGTACGCATCCGGCCACCGTTGATGCCCAAGGTGTCGTAGACCACGCCGGGCGTGTCGCGCTCAAGTACGACGCCGAACAGTCGGACCTTGCCGTCGCCGACGCATTGCACGCGGAATTTGTGCGGACCGTCGGAGGCCGTCACTTTGTGAACGCGGCTTTTCCGGGTGGTTCCGGCGGTCTTGACGGTACTGTGCGCAACGCCGTCGACCAACACTTGAAACGAACCGCCGTTCGGCTGCTGCAGATAATGAACTTCGAAATGCCCGGCGCGCCGGCCGAAGACACCCTTACGGCTCGTGCCAAAGTTGATGTATTGCTGTGGCCCGGTGCCGTCGAAAGCGTAAGCGCCCAGTCCGTAATACCCGCCGCGTGTTTTGGGCTTCATAATGCCGTCGACGAACCACGAACTACTCGTCCGGAACGAGACATCCCAGTGCTGGTACCAGGGCCAGGGCTTGCCCACGAGCATGTATCCGTGTCCGGCGTCGCCGAACTGGGCTTGCAGGCGGCGGCGGGCCTGACCGGTGACGAAATCGACCACGACCAGCGAGTCACCGTAGTGAAGTATTCGGGTTATCGCTCCTTTTTCCCCGCGTGCCGTGGCGGCCAAGGCTTCATAAAAGGACTGCATGGCCAAGCCGGAGGGGTCTTCGATGCGCCGCACGTCGCCCAGGAGGTCTTTCGCCTTCAAATCGATGCCGAGGGACGATGCGGCCGCGCCGATGTTGATGGGAGCGGCGCTGTTGGCGGAAATAACTTCGGCAATGGCGTCGGGTTCGGGGTTTTGGTCGATCACTGCGGCGCTGGTGGAGTACCACGATATGCCTTGGCTGGGTTGAAAGCGCAGCGACGCGAATAGATCGCGCGGGTCGCTATGGGAGAAAAACAGAGCAATTACGCAAAAGATGAGGAACCAGAGAATCGTCTCGGCCGTTTTGCCGGTCAAGCCTCCGGAGTTTTCCACTACTTTGCTTTTGTCTTTGCTCACGCCGCGCCCCAGTGTCAAAACTGGTAATAAATATAAGGTTTTCCATCCGTACTGGCGACGGAATATAACACGACCACCACGACAAACAAGACCAACGCCTGTACTGGCGCGGGGACGGCATCGAATCGGGCGCGCACGGCTTCTTCCCAATGTTGGGGCACCCAATGCAGCGCGTACCCCACCAGCATCAGGCCCAGCAGCGGTAGGGTCAGATTCGGAGCGTGGCCGACGCCGGCAAAAACGAGGCCGAGGATCTGCCACGCCGTGCCGATGGAATCCGCTCGGAAGAAGACCCAGGCGAAACACACGAAATGGAAGGTAAGGATGATGGTCAGGGCGCGTCCCCACCAGGTCACGGCGCGGTCGCGGCCGCTCCAGTGCTGCCAGATTCGGGTGGCCGTCACGCCGCAGCCGTGTAGGAATCCCCAAAAGATAAAACGCCACTCGGCGCCGTGCCACAGCCCGCACAGCATCATTGTCGCCCACAG harbors:
- a CDS encoding GDSL-type esterase/lipase family protein, yielding MSKDKSKVVENSGGLTGKTAETILWFLIFCVIALFFSHSDPRDLFASLRFQPSQGISWYSTSAAVIDQNPEPDAIAEVISANSAAPINIGAAASSLGIDLKAKDLLGDVRRIEDPSGLAMQSFYEALAATARGEKGAITRILHYGDSLVVVDFVTGQARRRLQAQFGDAGHGYMLVGKPWPWYQHWDVSFRTSSSWFVDGIMKPKTRGGYYGLGAYAFDGTGPQQYINFGTSRKGVFGRRAGHFEVHYLQQPNGGSFQVLVDGVAHSTVKTAGTTRKSRVHKVTASDGPHKFRVQCVGDGKVRLFGVVLERDTPGVVYDTLGINGGRMRTLERINPQIWAEQLRLRNPHLVILNFGTNESEDVGRPLPTVENDYLRVLQTVRAAVPQASCLVMAPPDRADRGPNGLTTKPIIPKLVARQRSAALKAGCAFYDTYEAMGGHGAMARWYRTRPRLCAGDMTHPNRRGADVLGDGFFRSLVTGLVQHVGLAMREHDAATASELSVHYDPLLRFQPDRRPPLPDIPRGPM